One window of Burkholderia cepacia GG4 genomic DNA carries:
- the ceoA gene encoding multidrug efflux RND transporter periplasmic adaptor subunit CeoA, with translation MAILRTSRSRIATAAIATLAVVGLGTFGAMRVNANAPEKAAAPLPEVDVATVVPQTVTDWQGYSGRLEAVEKVDVRPQVSGTIVAVNFKDGALVKKGDVLFVIDPRPYQADADRAAAQLAAAQARNGYAQSDWQRAQRLIGDNAIAKRDYDEKQNAAREANANLKAADAALETARINLGYTRITAPVSGRVSRAEITVGNVVSAGASAAPLTTLVSVSPIYASFDADEQTYLQYINGARDGRKVPVELGLANETGYSRSGVIDSVDNRLDTSSGTIRVRARFDNADGTLVPGLYARVKVGGSAPHQALLVDDAAINTDQDKKFVFVVDQQGRVSYREVQQGMQHGNRRVIVSGLAAGDRVIVNGTQRVRPGEQVKPHVVPMTGGDAPSAPLADNAKPAAPAKAES, from the coding sequence ATGGCCATCCTACGCACCTCCCGTTCCCGAATCGCGACCGCGGCGATCGCGACGCTCGCCGTCGTCGGCCTCGGCACGTTCGGCGCGATGCGCGTGAACGCGAACGCGCCCGAGAAAGCGGCGGCACCGCTGCCCGAAGTCGACGTCGCGACCGTCGTGCCGCAGACCGTCACCGACTGGCAAGGCTATTCGGGCCGCCTCGAAGCGGTCGAGAAAGTCGACGTGCGCCCGCAGGTGTCGGGCACGATCGTCGCGGTGAATTTCAAGGACGGCGCGCTCGTGAAGAAGGGCGACGTGCTGTTCGTGATCGATCCGCGCCCGTACCAGGCGGACGCCGACCGCGCGGCCGCGCAGCTCGCGGCCGCGCAGGCACGCAACGGCTACGCGCAGAGCGACTGGCAGCGCGCGCAGCGGCTGATCGGCGACAACGCGATCGCGAAGCGCGACTACGACGAGAAGCAGAACGCCGCGCGCGAAGCGAACGCGAACCTCAAGGCGGCCGACGCCGCGCTGGAAACGGCCCGCATCAACCTCGGCTATACGCGGATCACGGCACCGGTCTCGGGCCGCGTGTCGCGCGCGGAGATCACGGTCGGCAACGTCGTGTCGGCCGGGGCATCCGCCGCGCCGCTGACGACGCTGGTGTCGGTGTCGCCGATCTACGCGTCGTTCGACGCGGACGAGCAGACCTACCTGCAATACATCAACGGCGCACGCGATGGCCGCAAGGTGCCGGTCGAACTCGGCCTCGCGAACGAAACGGGCTACTCGCGCAGCGGCGTGATCGACTCGGTCGACAACCGGCTCGACACGTCGTCCGGCACGATCCGCGTGCGCGCACGCTTCGACAACGCGGACGGCACGCTGGTCCCGGGCCTCTACGCGCGCGTGAAGGTGGGCGGCAGCGCACCGCACCAGGCACTGCTCGTCGACGATGCGGCGATCAACACCGACCAGGACAAGAAGTTCGTGTTCGTGGTCGACCAGCAGGGCCGCGTGTCGTATCGCGAAGTGCAGCAGGGCATGCAGCACGGCAACCGGCGCGTGATCGTGAGCGGCCTCGCCGCCGGCGATCGCGTGATCGTAAACGGCACGCAGCGCGTGCGGCCGGGCGAGCAGGTGAAGCCGCACGTGGTCCCGATGACGGGCGGCGATGCGCCGTCCGCGCCGCTCGCGGATAACGCGAAGCCGGCCGCACCGGCGAAGGCGGAATCGTAA